The proteins below are encoded in one region of Dioscorea cayenensis subsp. rotundata cultivar TDr96_F1 chromosome 18, TDr96_F1_v2_PseudoChromosome.rev07_lg8_w22 25.fasta, whole genome shotgun sequence:
- the LOC120281845 gene encoding homeobox-leucine zipper protein HOX11-like, which yields MELGLSLRLGAAAVMVEDTEECSGDPPVQLDLLPREPVHRLQCSSSSLALCWHPDNVRNIEASTRGFDVNCMPSTETDNEAAPPPPSPNNSSGSPLPLDRAWSRASDEDENNLSRKKLRLSKDQSAFLEESFKEHNTLNPKQKLALAKQLNLRPRQVEVWFQNRRARTKLKQTEVDCEYLKRCCETLTEENRRLHKELTELRALKATAAHPLLSHLPATTLSMCPSCERVSSSSSSAAAGKPGTTAAPFSSAFLSRPRFFPFAPHPSAAS from the exons atggagttAGGGTTGAGTTTAAGACTTGGTGCGGCGGCGGTGATGGTGGAGGATACGGAGGAGTGTTCTGGTGATCCGCCGGTGCAGCTTGATCTCCTTCCTAGAGAACCTGTTCATCGTCTTCagtgttcttcttcttcgcttgCCCTTTGTTGGCATCCTGATAATG TGAGAAACATCGAGGCATCTACTAGAGGTTTTGACGTGAACTGCATGCCATCAACGGAGACTGATAACGAGGCGGCGCCGCCACCACCGTCCCCTAACAATAGTTCTGGCTCCCCTCTCCCTCTTGACCGCGCCTGGTCCCGTGCTAGTGATGAAGATGAGAATAATCTCTCCAGGAAAAAACTTAGACTCTCCAAAGATCAATCCGCCTTCCTTGAAGAAAGCTTCAAAGAACACAACACTCTCAACCCT AAACAAAAGCTAGCTCTTGCCAAACAATTGAATCTCAGACCAAGACAAGTTGAGGTCTGGTTTCAGAACAGAAGAGCAAG AACAAAGCTTAAGCAAACGGAAGTGGACTGTGAGTACTTGAAACGTTGCTGTGAAACTTTGACTGAAGAGAACCGGAGACTGCACAAGGAGCTCACCGAGCTGCGAGCGCTCAAGGCCACAGCGGCGCATCCTCTGCTCTCGCACCTCCCGGCGACCACGCTCTCGATGTGCCCGTCTTGTGAGCGCGTGTCGTCGTCTTCGTCGAGCGCGGCCGCCGGGAAGCCTGGTACTACGGCGGCGCCGTTCTCTTCGGCTTTCCTCTCTAGGCCTCGGTTTTTCCCTTTTGCTCCTCATCCTTCTGCTGCTTCCTAA